Sequence from the Argentina anserina chromosome 7, drPotAnse1.1, whole genome shotgun sequence genome:
TGTACATCACAGCAACCAGACTGAATTTGATGTTCGTGGTGTGTTTTTTAAGCAGATTTATGGCTAATCCTATTGTTCTTCATATGCAAGCAGCTAAGAGGATGCTTCATTACTTGAAAGGAACAGTGAATTTGGGTGTGTTTTACAAAAGAGGAGGAAATGAGAAGCTATTGGGGTACACTGACAGTGATTATGCCGGAGATGCAGATGATAGTAAGAGTACTACAGGCTATGTGTTTATGTTGAGTGATGGAGCAGTGTCCTGGGCTTCAAAGAAACAACCTGTGGTGACATTGTCTACTACAGAGGCAGAATATGTTGCAGCTGCAGCATGTGCATGCCAATGTGTTTGGATGAGAGCAGTATTGGAAAAGATTGGTCATATACAAGGTCAGTGCACTACTATTCTGTGTGATAATAGTTCCACTATAAAACTGTCCAAGAATCCAATTATGCATGGAAGATGTAAGCACATAGCAGTAAGGTTTCATTTTTTGAGGGATCTTGCAAATGATGGAGTAGTGGAGTTGGTTCATTGTGCTTCAAGTGATCAAGTTGCAGATATACTAACCAAGCCTTTAAAGCTTGATGCTTTCTTGAAGCTTCAAAGTGAGCTTGGTGTTTGTGAAGTACCTGGTATAAACTGAAGTTATATATACTTCAGTTTAGGGGAGGATATGTTAAGGTTGTTTTTGTTATCTGACTTGGTCTGTGTGGCTCAGTCAAAGCTTGTTAATAAGTTCCTGCAGTTTAGAAACATCCAGTAGAGTTTGAATTGATTAGTAACAGCCCCCATGTTTTTAGAATGTGGTTGTATTGTTTTGTTatccttttttttaaaggCTATATAAGCCTAAGTTTGGTTTCAATAAACTTACCGAAGTCATTCAGTATTTTTGTGTTCAAGTGTGAGTTTTGAGTGCTACATTACTCTCTATATAACAGCCACCACTCGAAGTGGGTGTTGGTGTTTGGGGGTAGGTCAAAATAGTTGGTGTTTGTGGGTGTTGGTATGGTTAATGGAAACTTCCCGACTGTTGCAGCAGCGGAGAATTAGGGAAATATATGTGATTATGGGTTTGTGCTAGTGGATAAACCGAGTGGTTAAAATTAACCATATTACCCATCTGAGTGTGAATTTGGGGGATTGGATGTGATGGCGGCGATGGTGGGTAGCATTGGCAGTATTGCGGTGGTGAAGTGTGAGGGGTATAAGAATATGAATAGGGAGAGAAGCCGGTGTAACCACTAGGATGTAGGGGTGGCATTCGgtttaaacggttcggttttagGGTCAAACCGTAAACCAAACTGAAATTGaacttcggttcggttcggtttactGTTCGGTTTTTCAATATGGCAAactgaaaaccgaaccgaacggttcggttcggtacggtttttttcggtttttttttttaattctagtttcaaaatattgtcgatcgacaccaatagatgtgatcaacatatatatttagggaccatgtaaaaatttcatccattttgaacatagtttgatcgtccatactaacgattaaccaaaaaagaggcgttttcacataataaaaccccatttACCGAGGATTTGCCAAATAagtttccttgtttcgaccacgtacgatcgatgacaaaaattatgtgatttcaaatatgtaaacaacttttctcatttgcatcttggtaatgggtcctcccttagggtatattagtgttgtttttggtttaccggaaattccgacggtcaaacgaggtccgaattggatgaaattttaaaatggtcactaaatatatatactgatcacatcggatggtgtcgatcaattccaataagtttccttcatatagtcgattcataatgtgatagttttattataaccctaatataaatgttatggtacattagtggacacttcggcgatcgacaactccagtttgaaatatggtcgatcaacaccagtagatgtgatcggtatatatatttagggaacccgtaaaaatttcgtccgttttgaacatggtttgaccgtccgtacccacggtcaaccaaaaaacatgCGTTTTCACAAAATAAAACCCCAATTGACCGGGACtatgccaaatgagtttccttgtttcaaccacgcacgatcgatgacaaaaattacgtgacttcaaatatgtaaacaacttttctcattcgcatcttggtaatgggtcctcccttagggtatattagtgttgttttcggtttaccggaaattccgacggtcaaacgaggtccaaattggatgaaattttaaaatgatcactaaatatatatactgataacatcggatggtgtcgatcaattccaataagtttccttcatatagtcgcttcataatgtgatagttttattataaccctaatataaaggttatggtacattagtggacacttcggcgatcgacaactccaatttgaaatatggtcgatcgacaccagtagatgactagatgtgatcggtatatatatttagggaacccgtaaaaatttcgtccgttttgaacatggtttgaccgtccgtaccaacggtcaaccaaaaaacatgcgttttcacataataaaacccccattgaccgggactttgccaaatgagtttccttgtttcgaccacgcaccatcgatgacaaaaattatgtgacttcaaatatgtaaacaacttttctcattcgcatcttggtaatgggtcctcccttagggtatattagtgttgttttcggtttaccggaaattccgacggttaaacgaagtccgaattggataaaatttttacaaggtgactatatatatatatatcaatcatatcgactggtgtcgatcgatcttgagaagtttctttcatatagttgcttcatattgaggcggatttagtaattacacatccgcttgtatatatatatatatatatatatatatatatatatatatgtttgttttagcaaacttatttgaaacatacatatatgggcatacatataaacatagatgattatatatacatatataacactacaaaagagaaacatataatataaacctaaaatcatattaatcaaaacaaatattcggtaagataaacgtaaaacgagattattttataaataattcggtttttcggttcggttcggtttcttatgtgcccaaactgaaaccaaaccgattaattcggttcggttcggtttttcttgtgttcggttcggtttgtgttcggttcggtttttttcggtttcggtCCGATTTTTTTggttcggttttcggtttttcggtcttAAGTGCCACCCCTACTAGGATGGGCAGAACTCCCATCAAGCACTGTAGTTCCCGTCGGAGTCAAACCAACAGAAATCGGAAACTGTGCCGCCGCCACAGGCATTCCCAGTGGCCCTTGTCCCGTCCCCATCGGCCTAATCGatgggctctgataccagatgTAACGGTTCTGGAGATTAGATCCATGACAAACAGTAATCAGGAAATGGAAGAAActaaagaaattaaagaagCTAAGAAATTAAACAATAAACTGATATTGATTCTTGGATGTCCTTACAAAGATACTAGATTGCCTTATATAGTAATAGGAAAAATCCTAAAAACCCGTTTAAAAGACTACCCGAGTCCAATAACCCGTTACAAGGAGGCCCAACCCATAATATACTATATAAACTCGTTACATAACCATTTAATCTATGAGGCCAGAATCTTATAATAACCCACACCTTCAGTTGTAGAATCACATGTTCAAAACCAATCTACATGTTGTGTTGAAGCTTTGGATTGCGTCTTTGGCTTTTGATATCGATTGTTCTCAAACCTGGCTTTAACTATTAGAGAGTATAGCAAATCTGCCTCAGCTGAACTATCAAAAGGTGTGCTCAAGATGCTACAAAATAAAGACAAACAGAAAACAGACTCGGTTATAAGCTTGCATACGACAGTATATGGAAGGCAATAATATTCTAGTCTAACCATCACATTGAAGATCATGAATCCGCAATTTAACTTAGAAGCTTTGAATCAAATTTAGAATCCACAATGTGTGAATGACTGAAAAAATTTAGGGATATATCTACAAAATAAGCACCTGACAAGTAGCTCCTCCAAAACAATCCTTTGAGAAGGTGTAACATAATGAATACAGCTTCTGGGACACTGACCAACTGCAAGCTGAACTTGGTAATCTTCTCCGTGTCCTAATAACATCAAAATCCATTTATAAACTGAACTGCAATCTCGACAATGTTATTACCTAATAAATCCCTCAATAATCATTTACATTATACCATAAGCTTCATCTTATGTTGCATCTAAgaacaaaatgaaacaagaagAACGATAGCAAAGTAAACCAACCTTGAGAAGTCACTCTTGCAGTCCCGGTTGAAGCAAAAGTGAAGACATGAGGAGCTCTTTGTACACATGAGTATGGACAACCTGCAGAGTATTGAGAAAGAGTTGTGTTTATGACCAAACTGCTTTCTGCGACGTTATAGTAAGAAGaatcaatgttttttttacCTTTTCCAACACAAAGAGCCTCATTAACAAAAACATCAAAAGCTTCACATTCTGGGTTATCAAAAGGATCTAGGCACTCCCTACAAGTTCATTCACAACAGGAAACAATTAGCGGTTGCATAACCATATTACATCAGAGTGATCAGACAGTTCAGACTACGAAGCGACCAAAACTATGATTCCTAACAAGCAAGTAAGCCTCAGTGCCACTGACAAAAAGCTTACCCCTCGATGATCTCAGTTCGGCTGAAATTGGACAACATCTGCACAAATTATATCACTAACTATGTGTCACTATTCAACAATAAACAACAGAAGATAAAACTAACGTTATTGTGAAACCCAGCTTTCCATACCATGCAAATAGTAGCAACACATGTAACTACAGTTTGCAATACCAAAAGGAAGAACCAACCAACCTCATATGCCTGAATAACACGACGGATCATGGTATCAGAATCTTTTCCATTCCTATTCACATCAGGATGAAACTCCTTCACCTATTGTTTTAGCACTAATATATCAGATTCGACCATACAATATTAACTTAATgatcaaataagaaaaaaagcaAAAACTTTGATTGATGCAATGATGATACTTTGGCTCGGAAAGCGGCTTTAAGCTCGGCAGGTGAGCAAGTTGGGTGGACGCCAAGAATAGAGTAAGCAGAGGAAGAACTGGAGAGGGGAGTTGTTGAGCCCTCCCCGGTGCGGCCATCACTGCAACTCTTCACCTTGAAGTTGCGGCGGTGGTGGTTAACAGTTCTAACGGCTTTTCGAAATGGAACAAGACTACTTCTGCAGAGTGATAAACGTTCCATTTCTTATGTTTAGATTTGGTCTACTCGAACCAACAGAGTTGAAAAGCGTGAAACGCTGCGTTTCAATGGGTGGGTCTTTGTTGGCTAAACACCACACAAGAAAAGTCTTCTAAATTATGTGCTCTGCTTCTAATCTTTCAAGTCTTTCTAAGCCCTTCACTACGCGCTTGATCATAGACGACTTCTTTTGATTAGACTTGTTTTGTAGCTTTATATTTGCCTTATTTTGAATGTTATTACTATGGTTTATAGATCAAGCGTGACATCAATGCTGAACTTCAATCACCCTGCAGGGTAGTGATTTCCGCTTGATTGTGCGCTTTTTATTACCAGATTGCTTCTTATGGTGAAATTGATACTCTCCAAGTTTAGCATTGAGAATAAACACAGCATCACTAGCTCGTAGAGATGAAATTTTCCATGCTCTATTGTTTCTCTCCTTCCAAACACTCCTCAATTAGTAAGGAACACTATTCCAAGCTTggaaagatgcatatcattgcAATGACATAACTACTCATGGAGGTTTAAGTCGATCAGTGTTGGTGTAAAGCAGATGATAAGCAACTCTTGGATTCCAGGACTGCAAAAGGACATCATCAACTCCTTTGATGCATTGCATGGGCACAAAAACACACAAGTAACAGTTTCTATCTGGACATGCCTTGATAATGGCAAGTAGTAGCTGTGAAGAATAATCTCCTTCTAATGACCTGGTATAGATGCATGCTGAACCCCCTCTCAATCCATTTCGGTCCAACTCCTGGTGATTCTGGTCCAATGGTGTGCGGATGACCAACTTGTAACTCAAATGTAGATTATCATGTATGCCTATGATTTTGTTACATAAAAAAGCATAATCAAACCAGTTTTATCCTCAGTAACCAAGTTCAAGTAATCAATCATCAGAAATAATTTCCTGATAGTTCATACTTTCTGCGAAGTAGCTCTatatctgaaaaaaaaaatacagctTAGTTAAATCATGTCAAAAGGTGGATCACTCACtcagaaataaaatatttactcAGATACACTTTATTCAGTCTCCAGTCGATTATGCACAGATACAATTTAAATCAAATTAAGACCTGAATTGACTAGAGCACAAAACATGCATACCATACGATCACATACAAAATTCAATGGGCTGAACCAGTTCTTCTAGTAGTTTGGTGATATTATAAAATATTGTGATTGATCAAAGGTTTTAGAAAAAAAGTAAGACTATCTAACaagtaaaaaaattatgtgaaagtttgtatgaaataaaatatattaaaatataaacTAACTTAGTTATCTTCACATTTTATTGCAGAAATGAACCCAATAATTATGAAGGACAAAGCTCATGAACGGTAATGTTTTATAGGTGAGCTGGGATGGCTTGTGGACTGCCTCGACTCTGATAGAAATACCAATTGATAGTCATTTAAGTACATAAACTAGCAAAATAGAAGGCAATGTAAAACAAAGATAACCTATGAGGCTATGAATTATTCATAAGAATAAACTGCATTTATTCCAATACCATGTCATGCTATACTAGTGAATGACTACGAAATGTAAAAGCAACAGAGGGCTAAAAGGAAAATGTTCTGGAGACAGAAGgagtgaaaaagaaaagttcTGGAAAAATTCTGGTCAGCACGCAACCAATCTCTATTTTATCATCAGAGAGATATGCTTCTACAAAAGGCAAGTTTCTGTAGCTCATCAAATCCATATCGAAGACCTCCAATGTGCCTCTCTAAATAGGATGTTATACAAGCTAGAGGAAACTGAATGCCTCATGGAGCACATCAAATATGATTTGGCTAATTTGCATCATCCCAGGGACGCAGGGATATAATGAGAGCCAGGAGGGAAACACTTGAGTTCAAGGATTAGATAAACCAAGATAGTATGCCCCTATGGGAGTTTAGAAAAGTTGGGTTCCTATTCCAATTCGGACTCCTTCCACAGTTCCACCAGAATAATTAGAGTTACAACACATACAACTACGTACAGTTGAAGCTTTTGCACTACATACCGTTTGAAAGCTTTACAATGCAGTACGTACAGAATTTAAAGCTGTGATGGCCTGATAAAAATCATCCTAAGCATGCTGGCCTGTGTCTAAGCCTTCACTAAACGGCAACAACATCAAGTGATCATGAACCATCTTACCTCAGTTGTTCAAACTGGTTGCATTACCAGCTCTCGAGCTAGAGCGAAGGGGATTTATCGATGATCTCATATCGAATACCTCCAATGTGCCTCTCTAAATAGGAAGTACTGCCGGATATAAGAAATTGAAAACCTCATGGAGCGCATCAGATATGATTTGACTAATTTGCATCATCCCAAAGATACAAAGGGAGCCAGGAGAGAAACAAGAGAACCCACAAAAATCACCCATTAGCACTCTCAAGTAAAAAAAACATCTTAAGTACCTTGTCGATTAAAGCTAAAATGTGCTAGATATACCTTTCGCATTCTTTGGTTGAAAAGAATGTGAAAAGTATATCTCACACATTCTGGAGCCAGGAGGAAAATTACTGTAGCTTCATCAAGGTAGTTGAGAATAGAGGGGCCGAAGCCAAGACACACTGCTTGAAGGTTGCTCAGAAAACATCTTGAAGGTTGGACTTTCCAATTTCGGCATCCTCCGTGTCGACTTGACGGGAGATTGGATAATGAGCATAAATGTTTGCTTAAGTCTTTACATAGCTGAAACAGAAAAGCACTGAAAGTGGATATTTGAAGAAATCACACGACAGTTATATACAAATGCAGGACCAGATAAGAGCatagaaaaaaagaacaaagacaaaaattatgtttcAACCTATACCTGCAAGAGAAAAAGGGGCCAGCACGGAGGGAACATTAGTAACccatcaaaattttaaattccatCTAAGCACTATGTGTCAAAAACCCATATTATGCCTCCATCCTCTGCAATATGACATTAACCTCAACGCaccaagaaaaaataaataatgaatcTGGACATGATTAAAAAAAGGTAGACACCAAAGATCAGGTCTTAGTGGTCTCACAAACTCTTACAGAAGTTGTGACTA
This genomic interval carries:
- the LOC126802982 gene encoding chaperone protein dnaJ C76, chloroplastic, whose translation is MERLSLCRSSLVPFRKAVRTVNHHRRNFKVKSCSDGRTGEGSTTPLSSSSSAYSILGVHPTCSPAELKAAFRAKVKEFHPDVNRNGKDSDTMIRRVIQAYEMLSNFSRTEIIEGECLDPFDNPECEAFDVFVNEALCVGKGCPYSCVQRAPHVFTFASTGTARVTSQGHGEDYQVQLAVGQCPRSCIHYVTPSQRIVLEELLVSILSTPFDSSAEADLLYSLIVKARFENNRYQKPKTQSKASTQHVDWF